The sequence below is a genomic window from Anopheles cruzii chromosome 3, idAnoCruzAS_RS32_06, whole genome shotgun sequence.
AAccattcattatttttgtaGTTCGAACCAGTCCAGTCTACTATTGAGAACATATGCGCATTGGTAAACGTAGGAGTATCTGAGAAGACACCAAGTAAATTAACagaattaaaacaatttaatcaACAATAATAACTGAGAAATATACAACAGCATGTCGAGAGCCTTAGCAACGTGGTACCAATGGTGACCGAAAGTCAGGAAGGAATTTTCTCTGATGCAGCCCAGTACCGCGGTGGTAGCTGCGTAATTGTTTATCCGATTAACAGTCCTTAAAAATGTATATTTTTATGCGACCGTGTGGACCGTGTGGTCCACACGAGGTCCTCGAAGCAGGTCAGTAAGCAAGCAGGGCAAAAACCAAGTAAGAACCATCTTAAGGTGCAACAAGTCAACAGGCTTAAGATTTGGCATAGTTCGGCCAACGTGCTGCGCAGCCACCCCTCTGACAGATTCTTGTGAGGATGCTGGCATCTGGGTAAAAAACTTTATGTTGGACAGGAAACAAGCCAGGTTGTCGCctggtgttgtttttgtgtctcAAAATGCACTTTGAAATTTGTGTACATGACATGTTGAAACTGTTTATTGAAATGCCCATTATTTGTACATTTGGTTTGTAAATACGCTAacagtttaaataaattatatttataAAACATGGTCGTTTTCGGATATGTTTATTTGTCACACGGTGTTCCTCTAATCATTTCTCTGGTGTCTCCGACTAAAATTCGATAATTGTACTGTTCTGCGTCTAGCTCAGTAAATATGAACATGGGTAAACGATCCGAGAGTACCCATAAAGTGCCCTCACTATCGACTTTTAAGTCGTTCGGAAAAACCAGTGCATCACTATCTGAGTCTACCAAACCCTGAGTGTCGGCATTAAGTGGCATTGCGGTATTCCAGCATCCTACACCATCCTTATTCACTTGAGTATAGAAAATTACACCAGTTGCAGAATCATAGAACTCAGCTGAGGACTGTGAGTTGGGGCCACGATCCCCAAGAAGTTTGTAGTCGTAGTACGCTTGCGGACTCTGGGAGTACGATGCATTTTTTAATATGGTGTTCGATACCATAAACTCCTTGGTACTGGAAAACGCATGAAAATAAACCGGTCGCGATCCGTCTTGTAGTCGTTTTCCCACGGCCATACCGAATACACCATCCGTCCACTGGAAGTTAACTCCACCGATGTTATAATCTCCAGCCAATGGGTCAAAATGGAAGAAGTTATGTTTCACACGCCACGAACGATCCTCGCCAAAAGAGTAGACAATCACGGCGTAACTTCCCAAGTCTGGGATGTATGCAAATGCATTATCACAATCTCCTCTCTCGGTATCTACGATCTAATGGAAGAAAACAGCCCAACAAGAGTATGTCAATATTAAAATCAAATACATCTATTATTATACGTATTACTGTAGCACTATCAAAGAGActgcaaataaaatggtttCGGTAGTCGGTCTATTTGTTGTCATTTCACATACTTACCACATTTGCAAAAAATGAATCTTCTTTCAACAGAGAGCTGTTGAAATAGTGTCTTCGAATGAGTTTATCGGTGTACAAATCGAATAACACCAGTGATGGTGGGGCGTACTGAACGGCATCACCAAGAATATTTGCTAAGCCGGTATCCATCACCCAAAGACGATCGCACTCGTCCGCTCGTACTCGGAATGTCGAAATGATAGAAGCATTATTTTTTAGAAACTTCGACTCATCGTTCCGTTCACTATTGGCATGGGCTTTACAAACGTTAAAGAAGTAGACAAAAACATGTTAGGAAAAGATAAATTGATCACAATAGTCTTATTTACTACGTCATGGACGACGTCGATTTACCTGTAGGtagtttattttcttcccaGCTGGGATATGGGCGCAACTTAGGACTTTGTTCATCAGAAACGTTCACGTAGGTCAAAGATGCAGCTACACCTGACTTCCATCTGATAATTGTAAAAATATATCATGCCTGCAGATTAGTCCATTTTGATGGTTTATGTAAAAATGTTACAATGTTTTCTACTCAATTCTATATTCCATAATGTCAACGCATGCATTATTGTAGGATAACAACAACTCTGTTTATCAAAGgcttggtggttggtggtgcaGATGAATGGCTGTCTGATATAGATAAATGACTATTAACCTATTTCAGACTACGATTATGTTATTATATTTTCGCAACCAGCAGTCTGCCGCTCCCGCGAGAGGCTAGAAATCTATTGGGCCGCTATGGCATCAGTCAGTACgattatttgttgtttttcaacTTGATTTAACCCATCTATTGATTTACAATAAAagcgtttcaattttttttctattttgttaCAATTCCTCAATGGCTCCGTGTCGATGTTTTTTATACAAAGTCGCAATGTACaattttaaatataaattgtGACGTGTTTTAAATATATATTGAATGTATGTTAGTTTTCCTTCTCAGTCTATTAGCCATGTTTCTCGTCGCCAGTCCTATGTCTGAAATCATTTAGCTTAAGGAGCTTCTCGTTCAACATGCTCTTCCACTATACCTTCCACTATTCATGAAGCAACATCGAACCCGAATTTGAAATCACGGACAACTACTTTCAATTTTACATAAACAGCGAATGTTGTTTTGCACTCTGTTGGAGCTGTTCTTAGTTAGTATATTAAGTCCAATGTTCTAGGATATGAGAAGTTGAGTACACAATGTACAAATATTTCATGTGTTTTGACCATTATATTATTTCGGAGAACGATaaattttgctttcaatttagctaaaaataaaacttagTGTATTATGTTTAAATGCATTAGGAACGAATAGGCATTCGTAAATTTGTATATGTGTTAAAACATCAAGAACAATTAAATTTGTAGATCAACAAGAGATCAATATGACACAGCACACATAACTCCATGCTCCATGTGAACTTAGATTAGTTCGTTTACCCTTTGTAATTACCTTGGTACAGTGACAAATAGCTTATCTCTCCAGCGTTCCAATCCAAGTGGTAGGTTATTATGAATAATATATTTTCCCGAATCCAGATCACTTTGCTTTGCCTGTTCCGATGACCACTCGAATTCTACTTCACGCCATTTGAATTTTTCCTTTAACTTTACACCATCCACCATCGAGTGGAAAAAGATCGTCGCAAAAGCAGTTGCTAGGACAAACAACGACAATTTTGGGCGATGCTCCATATTAACGCCACTAAGTTGAGAGAAACACTTGCAATATTCGCAACAATATACAATGCACAATGGGAACTGTGATTTCCGTTTGATTTGGCGTATTTCAATATGACCGTTCACTGTTACGAGCCAGTAACGACTGACAGTTTCTGCCCggaacgatcgaacgaaaccAATGTTTTCATATGCTAAAAAAATCTGAAACTCAACCACACCTAGCTCCCAAGGcttccgaagcagctttcgtGAAGCCAGCTATAAAACAACTAACAACGCACCCTATACTCATCCAGAGGCTGGGCATACCGGTTTTATTTCACGCTGTGTGCTTCCCTCTATTCGCTTCGTTTTGCTGTTCAGTTTAACCATTGTGTGCCCGTCGAGGTATAAAATAAGCAGATGAGGTTGATAAATAAAAGATAGAAGAGATGATGCTGGATATAGAAGGGGCGAAGCGGTATGGTGCTAAAGGAGACAAATATGTGCAGCACTTTAGAACAACGAGAGAAAAGCGTAGATTCACGTGAAGGGgcatttttattaaaaaccaGTTCCAACAAGAACATCTATGCTACACTAATCAATGTATTTTTATCAGATTATTATTTCGTATCTTTTAAAGAATATTAACGGGATTTTATGTATTTGCaacatgtttgtttttgttcttaGCTAccgatttattttcattctaTTTTTTATGCAAGAAATTCACCGAAGGCATCTTCATGACTTGCATAACAAGCACGATCTCGTAGCGTGACGATTGATCACGATTTACTGATCATTAGggttgtttctctctctcgcttacACTTTGCTTAATCTGTCAGActtgctttttattttgttggatTCGTACAAAATATAAATAGGACATAGACTGTACTCCAACGAATGACTTACAAATCTATACTTGCGGTTCGACACAGATCCAAGGTTATCATTAGCATTGACGGTTAAAATGTTGATCAGGGTGCAAAAaccaccggcgcaccggcgtACTTCAGGGTTCGTTATTACCATTAGGCACTGTGCTTCTCTCGCTGGGGGTTCTTGTATAACCGTTACGTAGTGCTAATTCTATCATATTATGTAAGTACTGATTCTTTTgacgttttattttgttcgtAGCTTTGCATCCAAATGAATCAGTATTGAGTGTTGAACAATTGcgcaaaacattttaaatgtATACATTCTATTGTATTTCATATTATCCGGAGCAATGCAAACTTTGCTTTGTTCCATTGCCTCCCTACCATAAATAATCCAACATGTTCTCTCTTGCTTCATTTGACTGCGAACaaataatgaaattttgttgTATATCTTTGATCGGTTAGGTTAACATTGCTATAAAGCTGCGATTAGTTGCAGTGCGTCGAGTGTGCTAATGCCTCCAGACTTGCACGGTATATTTTGTAAATAACGAGAATTTTatcaaaaatattcaattcaGCCATAATTATTAGTTAGTAACATAGGACAAAATCTAATGGTTTTCCAACTCATGTGCAGGCTACATACAGCTGACCGTAGGAGAAGCAATAATATTTTAGGTACAATCCACATAGTTGTAAGGATTGTCCATGCGCCTTGTTTATTGTCATCGCAAAAGTGAGTCTCGTGGGGAACTGAACAAGTATGAATTCAAACGGCATTTCTCAAAACAATAGTCATAGCACCAACCTTTAACTTTAAAATGTTTGGAGGCAGTCCTGGCGAATCAATACTAAGGGTAATAGTTTGCAGCTTTATCCTGATTTACCACAGTGTCGATTGACATGAAAGTGATATCTTTTACGGATATTCTATCTAGAATGCAGCAGGTATCATTTACGTTATTAGTTTTTGCTGCAGCTATAGCGCGTTCATTCAGCCACTGATGGTTTTTGTCAATTGGGGCTaagtttttgaaaattttgcCAGTCAGTTGGTTtgttataataaaaataataataatatttatttagcCCTGGTTGCTTGCAGCTATACAGGTGAGTCTTACAAATCTAAGGAGACGAGAGGATTTAGTAGagggaaaggaaagcaaaacggacaacaaagtCGAGCGATACTCCTTTGTGAGGCAGTTTAACAACACTTAGTCGGCGTACAGGGTTTGGAGGAGTGCACGTCTGAAGGAAGCAAAAGGAAGGTGGAAGTCAAAGTGACTGTAGGAGTTATTGAAAGAACGGAGTTGTTATCTAAAAAAAGTTTTTAtagaaattttttttgttctcacacaaacatacaaacattCATTTGATATATTTGTATTGTATATAAAGATATTTAAtgagtttcattttattaaaaaaatcatgtaAATATTGTTCCGAATGCATTTTCCATTACTATTTGAATCGGTCCTCGCATGCATGTAAGGATCTTTGCATTTGAACCAATATTTGAATTATTTGTGCTACCTAAGGTTGTTTTATACAACTCttgttttaattatatttGTTCAACAGAGAGAAGTGACATAATGAATGAAATTTACCAAGTAAATCACAAACGTTAATCTTACGAACAATTCTAATAATTATAAACAAgtaagtaaaaataaattggccAAGCTGTGAACAAAACACGTTGCGCCGTATGTGCGGCTGGGAACGAGGTGCGATACAAGCTCGAAAGGCTGATATCTGCTCGATATTTTATCCCCTGGCAAAGCTCCGGCGCCTGATGGCCCGGCATGGTCGTTCCCATCTTCCGGAGATCCGTGGTAAGGTGCCTGGACGATTGTGTGTTTTCGAACAGCTGTAGGCGACAGAAGTTTGCGCTGCCAAAGGACGTTCAGcaacatcaactgatgagttacacgtcaataaaatgaaaggaaaaaaatgctcCAAAATCGGCTCCACGATGCCACAGCCAGCGTgttccccagatctggcctcctgtggctttttcttgtttcgaaAACGGAGGGGtccatgaaaggacgacgctagGCTACGATTGAGTAcataaagacggcatcgcaGGAGGTTAAGTTTAAGTTTAGAACCTGAAGTTTACaagagaataaaaaatggTTATGGATAAAACAAAGACTACGTGAATTCGAGGAAAACAGAATGCGCTGCAGACTCACAGGACAAttttaaaaagcaacaacaagtCATCGAAACTGCTTCACCAATGGAACAAGATTGAAATGTAATCAGAAATTTGCCAGAATTCCTTTCGCGATGGACCCAGCAATTTGATGAACTACTCAATGACCACACTACTGAGCAGTCAGATGCTCCACTGGCGGAAATAAATCTACTTCTGCCACCGATCATCGAAGAATCCGATCGAAGATCCTGACGGCCATTCGTTGACTAAAAAATAATGAAGCACCAGACACAGAGCTTGTAAAAATGGAGAAGAGAGAGTTGATTGCGAGAGCCATCAAATCATAGACCGTGTATTGGACTGCAGAACGATGATTTTTGACTCGATTCTTATCAATTCGATTCTTTCTTAATTTTTactttgcttttgcttttacAGTTTAAATCATATTCAGCCACATTTGTTTACATgtgaataaaaacacaaacgaattCTTTCATATGGTAAAACTAAGTTTCGAAAAGCGTGAGGGATTGGGTAAAAATATAGTTGCAATGCGAATACCGTACAGACACGCAATAAAATTGCGAGTGGATCTTCTGACAATAATTTATTCGTACTCAAGGGGTGGGATTACACGGTCGATGTACTTATCCATAATATCGATTTTATGCCATTGTCTGCGTACCCAGTAGTAAAAGTAGGAATAtatcaatgtttttttatcaaatattGCCCACGCATTTAGTTTTGAACTTGGGGTGTTGATGCAGGTCGATTGAACTGTACGCCGACGGTTGTGCTGCCATTCAGATTTTCCGACAATGTTTGAGCTGGATTCTTAGATTCTTTGTCCGTAAGTCGTTGTTTAAGTAATCGTATTTTATCTTCCTTCTGCAAAAAAAGTTAATCAAAATATATTCGAATCgtgttccatttcatttcatattGTATAACTTTATTCTTACTTGAGCAATCAATTTTTGCAAGTCCTCGTTTTCTGAAATAAGCTTTTGGTAACGCTCTTCGTCTTCCTTAGAAATTCCAGCATCATTGCTAAACTTTGACTCCGCTTTATCTTTTGGGTGTCTCAAAACCTCAATTACCTgcataaaaatgtgaaacaaataTAGAAATATATTTATAACGATACATAGTATGAATAAAACGCTTGGTACAACCTTCGGTACGAAAATCAGAAGCATACTGaggaaacaacaaaatatTACAGCCAATGCTACAAAAGCGAACGATGCATCTTGCTGTGATGCTATCACCATTGCAACAGGAGCAGTGATCAAACATAAAACCACTACGTTGTAAATGCTCATCCCAACATAGCGTGAGTCGTTGATCTGTTTTACTTTAATAGAACGGGTTTCGTATGCCAAAAATAGACCAAACACCAAAATCAATCCTTTGAATCCGTAAATAACACCTGCAAGAGATATTGAAAGTATGTATTAGTACCAATGACAGAATACTAAGAATacaaaatttgttttgaaaaatgatgttGATCAGAACGTAACAATTAATACCGGACACTATAGACGCATGATAAGAAACTTTTTGTTGTCGCATTAGGAGAACATTAATCTTTGAAGTAAGTGGTTTCATTAGGATAGCCCAAGATCATAAGAGTTAAgcatgaaaaataaaaaatgacgTGTTGGCGATGAACTAGCCATTAAACCATTGAATCGTTGAACATTTCGAAGCCGTAAATGTCCAAATACAATCTGTTTAACTGCAAAAAGTATAAGAACATGAATATTGAATATTAAAAAGTGTTTACGTTTAGTATATTAAACATAATAATTAACTGTCTTATTCCAGAATTTTTTACAAGCTGCATTGAGCATATCGATTGATGTTCATGGTATTTTAAAATATGCCAACATGCCAGAACATTTTGCATAGCTCATGTTAAATATAGCTTAATCATAATGCCCAGtagcaaaaacaataaaaaaatagtcCATAAAGTATATTACATCTTAAATATGTTTAAATCAACAAAACTTACCTAACCAAACAGAATTATTTTGACTTTCGCAATGTTCTAGCTCAGGACGTATCTTTACATCATCAATAAACGATGCAGGATCTTCCAAGGGAAATGTTTCCAAGCGGCGCTGAAGAGGGTCTTGCATCTGCCACGTAAGGAGTATGACTAAGTCCACCGTTAACAAACCAGACACCATCGTGTATAACTTCCACGGCTCAACTTTTTTCTAGATAtcggaatagaaaaaaaagaaatcgcACAATATTTGAAACACTAAAATACacacaaataataacaacctTCGGATcagttttagtttttgtgGTAAATCGGTGCACACGCCAAACTTTGCTAAACATAGCTCCATACGCTAACGTAAAACCAGTTGAGAGGATCCATGCCCTAGCTTGACACACCTGTAACGAACGTAACGATTAGTTTCACTGATCTTCAGTTGAATTTCTGTAAAGCCAGGAAAGGAAATAATGCTTGCTTACCTTAGGATAATTTTCGGCTGTTATGAATTGGCCATCAATTCCTAGTAAAATGACTGAAACTAGGCAAATAATCACCCCGAAGAGCATAATTGTATTACAGACAGGGTGTGATGATTGTATAACTCTAAAGTAATCAGTGTAAATGGAATAATAAGTTATTGGAATAAAGTACACAATATTCATAACTGCGTATTACTTACCGACGATGTCGGTGCCATATATTGAAAATAATGAGAGCAATGGCGACCACTATTCCAAAGCTGGATATAGTACTCATACAGATGAACAATGGCAATGAAACTGTTCTTAACACACGTCTAACAATAGTGCGATCTTGAGGGACCTGCAAATTAAGGTTTATAGAGTACAACAAACTTGCAATGGTCCAACTGGAAAACCTAACCTTCTCACCGtcccatttttctttattaaaCCACGTTAGATTGTCTGCTTGAGTGTCGTAATAGCCAAGCTTATAATATTGGCCATCGATCATCTGCTCGATTTGAGTTAGAGCAATGCGATCACCCTGTGAACTGAAGGCAACTACACCCTACAGAACAGAGAATAGTGCGAATGCGTTATTGCTGGTCCattgtatgttttgttttcttgactCACCGATACACCAAGAAATTGTGTTGAGTTCATAGCAGCGTAGATAGCGTTTGCGATTTCTTTATCGGTGTATGTAAAATCCTTCAAGTTTTTTCCCAAGTTTAAATTCCTCAAACGTTGCATCGTTTTATTGAAAGCTAAAGCTACGCTCCAGACTGCGTCGTATGCTAGTGGCGCTTCTTGATAACCCTCGGGATAACGGTTATGACTAATATCGTATCCCTCCTCAATAAGGGCAGCATTCAACCGTTTCCTAAACGGTGTTTTCGGTAAATTTTTCTGCCTGTGCAAAATACTGTTCTCTTCAGACTTACCGAAAATCTTCTGATGACATACCAGATATAGTTTTctgattgttttgattccaCATTAAGGCTTCCGTCGTTAAATGACCTTCCGCAGCAATCTTCATTTGCTCCTTCGtgcaggaaatattttcattCTTCAAATTCACTTCGTACCAGTTGTCCTCGTACCAACCTGGGTAAATTATTCGATTATTATTGATGTGTGTGCGTATACCGAAAATAATACTTATATATGAGATTTCTTTGCTTTGGACATACCtatgaaaaaccaaacataCGCTCTTCCATAAAGTTGCTGTTTGTACATCTCACATAAAACACGCCGCGCCGCAACGACATAAAACAGTCCAACTATAATGCGCGCATCTTGGCGACGCAAATTACGAACGGCATCAGTAGGATCAGAAAGGAATGATTGTCTTGTCACTATTTCGATGCCAGCATCTTTGCAGCGAGTTTCCAAATCTTCTACCGTCTATCGAAAAAGTGTTTTTTCTCATAGTAAATTTCTTATAACATAACTGTATTTTCACTTACCGAGATAAACACTTCTTCTGCCTGTTGCAGTATTGCTACCCTTGACCATTCAAATTTTTGCATGAGCTTTATTCTAGTTGGATTGTGTACTGTAGCTGAAGGGTGTGTTCTGAAAAGGGTAGGGAAACGGCTACGATCGGAAAGCGCTGGACTGCTGGCTCCATAGCATAACTACAAAAGTTAAAAACGCAACAACATTTAAAACCAGGcttaaaaatcaaacaaataacaaCATCAAATATTTACGAAAACTACTTACTACTACTAAATTCCACATTTTTGCCGCTTCCGCGACGGTTGTACAAACCGTACTACATCCAGCCAACAGCATTAGCTTTTGAGGTGAATTATACAGTAAATTGTACATAACGCTGGCCCCTAATCCGGGTTCGCACTGAGGTTCCCCATGATGCATAAATGTTTAGCAAAGATATATTAATTATCTGAATGAAATTagtaaaaatgtaaaacattatttattaagAGTGTACCTCACTATCGTTGCTGTGCAATGTTAAATTAAATCCTGGCAGCAGATCTGGATTCTCGTTCACATCTTTCAGGGCCAATTTTGCAGCTGGATGACACGCTTGGCCCCCTTGCCAACCCCCTTTTCCTGCTATAGGAAAGATGCCTCCAATATGTAGTTGATTTGCCCCATTAACACTGCTGCCAATGAACAGCACAACAATCAATGTGTAGTAAGCCATTTGAAGTAGTGAATCGGGAACCTGGAAAAAGTAAACGGCGGATAGTTTCACTTATGCTGCCACGATTCAGATTAGTATCTCGGCAATTACAATTTTACTATCACCATCTAGATGCCCCATTGAACTAAACATGCTCAATCGACTCCCAGATGATTTGACTCGCtgcttcattgttttttgtgtgcgagTTCTTTTATTTCGCAAAACGTCTGTTTGGTTTACACTGTCTCTTTCCAACAATtcagtttaaaaaataaatcatttggGATGCTAAAAGTAGAAAAAGTAGAAAAGTTTACTTCAGAAAACAAGATACATTTTTcaatattaaataaataaaaaatatatatgtatatataaatacaaaaaaagtataaatatatataaatcCTTGCAGCGGATCTGCGACCATTTGTGATTTTTCATCAAAGACCTGTAAACCGTCCCAACGATATACGTGCATTCATTTCAACctccaaaaattaaaaatgttgttCATTAACACCACTCTTTAGTTATCAATTAAGTATCTGTTGAATCATATTTGCGTACCTTACACAATTAATGACTTACGAAAACACTTACGAAATATAAACGTTTATATAATCACAATAACGGCATACAGAACACCGATTTTGGGAGACGTTGTTTATCCTAATACTATTAACTGCAGTAGATTCTGTCCATTATATCGCAACATTAGTTAGGAATGTTATCTTTTAATACGTGAAAATGGAAGAATGTCCGAACTTTTCAACTAGGTTTGCACGCTGTTTTTACACTCTACCAAACAAATGTGTTATACATTATTCACTGGTATATGAGGTTTACTTTTTGGTAGTAACATCGGTGATGTTTTAGTTAGATATCCTCAATTTGATTCATTGGCAAGAAAACCTGGCCTATTTCAAGCATTACATTTTCTGTTCCTCTGATGTCTTTCATTTCTTTAGGCATGCGCGTGATACCTGTCGAGTTCGAAAATTCGCAATATTCATTTGCTGGTTCATTTTCATGCATTTAGGCTCGAAAACTCTATCTTTTAGGTCTAGAACTCAAAACtcggacttttttcaaagaaatcacatgtttattactttgaaatgaaaaattcaatttctttcacagtatgtgccatcgctagaaATAAATGTCTCCCATCTCAatgctaaatcgtggattccacgtcgaaagaattcttcgtcttttgaagcaaaccaattgaCCATCCAATTgtcgacttcctcgtaggaacCGAactgctgctcagccaatgcgtGTCCCATCACTGAAAATACAGAGGGGAGGGAAGGGTTGGCTTTCTTAATTAATTCTTTTAACTATTCAATAGTAGAAGTACATAGTTTGGATGAAAAACTATCTCTTAAAATCGATTTCATTAATTCTACCACAAATCAACGACGGCATATACATTACCGGAATAACCGGAATAACATACTTTAATCAAAATGTGTCTGGAGAgagccacacgaagcgaaaataaacgatttgacattattctgtaacgtcaaatcgtttattgtcGTGTTTctggaatggaaatggaatggaattcgAAATGGATGAGTCTAATTATGAGTAGTAAAATTGAACTAACGTTTCACAATTGTATAAGTGTACAAGTGGCGTTGATGGGCGAAAACACCCGGCATTTAAAAgtttgtttgcgttgtttttttttgtatagtACCATATattcataataataatacctAATACTTATTTTAAGCGAAAGTATGATATTCCTGTTTCgccatttgttttatgaatcCGAAGCTCCACTGCTCCCAAGGCGTTTGCCGACCACAA
It includes:
- the LOC128271815 gene encoding L-dopachrome tautomerase yellow-f2 isoform X1 encodes the protein MEHRPKLSLFVLATAFATIFFHSMVDGVKLKEKFKWREVEFEWSSEQAKQSDLDSGKYIIHNNLPLGLERWRDKLFVTVPRWKSGVAASLTYVNVSDEQSPKLRPYPSWEENKLPTAHANSERNDESKFLKNNASIISTFRVRADECDRLWVMDTGLANILGDAVQYAPPSLVLFDLYTDKLIRRHYFNSSLLKEDSFFANVIVDTERGDCDNAFAYIPDLGSYAVIVYSFGEDRSWRVKHNFFHFDPLAGDYNIGGVNFQWTDGVFGMAVGKRLQDGSRPVYFHAFSSTKEFMVSNTILKNASYSQSPQAYYDYKLLGDRGPNSQSSAEFYDSATGVIFYTQVNKDGVGCWNTAMPLNADTQGLVDSDSDALVFPNDLKVDSEGTLWVLSDRLPMFIFTELDAEQYNYRILVGDTREMIRGTPCDK
- the LOC128271815 gene encoding L-dopachrome tautomerase yellow-f2 isoform X2 gives rise to the protein MEHRPKLSLFVLATAFATIFFHSMVDGVKLKEKFKWREVEFEWSSEQAKQSDLDSGKYIIHNNLPLGLERWRDKLFVTVPRWKSGVAASLTYVNVSDEQSPKLRPYPSWEENKLPTGKSTSERNDESKFLKNNASIISTFRVRADECDRLWVMDTGLANILGDAVQYAPPSLVLFDLYTDKLIRRHYFNSSLLKEDSFFANVIVDTERGDCDNAFAYIPDLGSYAVIVYSFGEDRSWRVKHNFFHFDPLAGDYNIGGVNFQWTDGVFGMAVGKRLQDGSRPVYFHAFSSTKEFMVSNTILKNASYSQSPQAYYDYKLLGDRGPNSQSSAEFYDSATGVIFYTQVNKDGVGCWNTAMPLNADTQGLVDSDSDALVFPNDLKVDSEGTLWVLSDRLPMFIFTELDAEQYNYRILVGDTREMIRGTPCDK
- the LOC128275478 gene encoding gamma-aminobutyric acid type B receptor subunit 1, giving the protein MKQRVKSSGSRLSMFSSMGHLDGDSKIVPDSLLQMAYYTLIVVLFIGSSVNGANQLHIGGIFPIAGKGGWQGGQACHPAAKLALKDVNENPDLLPGFNLTLHSNDSECEPGLGASVMYNLLYNSPQKLMLLAGCSTVCTTVAEAAKMWNLVVLCYGASSPALSDRSRFPTLFRTHPSATVHNPTRIKLMQKFEWSRVAILQQAEEVFISTVEDLETRCKDAGIEIVTRQSFLSDPTDAVRNLRRQDARIIVGLFYVVAARRVLCEMYKQQLYGRAYVWFFIGWYEDNWYEVNLKNENISCTKEQMKIAAEGHLTTEALMWNQNNQKTISGMSSEDFRKRLNAALIEEGYDISHNRYPEGYQEAPLAYDAVWSVALAFNKTMQRLRNLNLGKNLKDFTYTDKEIANAIYAAMNSTQFLGVSGVVAFSSQGDRIALTQIEQMIDGQYYKLGYYDTQADNLTWFNKEKWDGEKVPQDRTIVRRVLRTVSLPLFICMSTISSFGIVVAIALIIFNIWHRHRRVIQSSHPVCNTIMLFGVIICLVSVILLGIDGQFITAENYPKVCQARAWILSTGFTLAYGAMFSKVWRVHRFTTKTKTDPKKKVEPWKLYTMVSGLLTVDLVILLTWQMQDPLQRRLETFPLEDPASFIDDVKIRPELEHCESQNNSVWLGVIYGFKGLILVFGLFLAYETRSIKVKQINDSRYVGMSIYNVVVLCLITAPVAMVIASQQDASFAFVALAVIFCCFLSMLLIFVPKVIEVLRHPKDKAESKFSNDAGISKEDEERYQKLISENEDLQKLIAQKEDKIRLLKQRLTDKESKNPAQTLSENLNGSTTVGVQFNRPASTPQVQN